In the genome of Pseudomonas putida, one region contains:
- a CDS encoding ABC transporter permease produces MEKPSLIRRLGTVLYRRPNLYLSLLLVPPLTWFGAIYLGSLLNLLWQGFYTFDDFTMAVTPELTLANFTALFAPANFDIILRTLAMALAVSVASAVLAFPIAYYMARYTSGRTKAFFYIAVMMPMWASYIVKTYAWTLLLAKGGVAQWFIQQLHLQPLLQAVLAVPGIGGSTLSTSHLGRFMVFVYIWLPFMILPVQASLERLPPSLLQASADLGARPSQTFLLVVLPLAIPGIAAGSIFTFSLTLGDFIVPQLIGPPGYFIGSMVYAQQGAIGNMPMAAAFTLVPIVLIAVYLSIVKRLGAFDAL; encoded by the coding sequence ATGGAAAAACCGTCGCTGATCAGACGGCTTGGCACCGTGCTCTACCGGCGGCCGAACCTGTATCTGTCGCTGCTGTTGGTCCCGCCATTGACCTGGTTCGGCGCGATCTACCTGGGTTCGCTGCTGAACCTGCTTTGGCAGGGCTTCTACACCTTCGACGACTTCACCATGGCGGTGACGCCGGAGCTGACACTGGCCAATTTCACGGCCCTGTTCGCCCCGGCGAACTTCGACATCATCCTGCGCACCTTGGCCATGGCACTCGCCGTGTCAGTGGCCAGCGCGGTGCTAGCGTTTCCGATCGCCTACTACATGGCCCGTTACACCTCGGGGCGAACCAAGGCCTTTTTCTACATCGCCGTCATGATGCCGATGTGGGCCAGCTACATCGTCAAGACCTATGCCTGGACCCTGTTGCTGGCCAAGGGCGGGGTGGCCCAGTGGTTCATCCAGCAACTGCACCTGCAGCCCCTGCTGCAAGCCGTTCTCGCGGTGCCCGGCATCGGCGGCAGTACCCTGTCCACCTCGCACCTAGGGCGGTTCATGGTGTTTGTCTACATCTGGCTGCCGTTCATGATCCTGCCGGTCCAGGCCTCGCTGGAGCGCTTGCCGCCATCGCTGCTGCAGGCCTCGGCCGACCTGGGTGCCCGGCCGAGCCAGACCTTCCTGCTGGTGGTGCTGCCATTGGCAATACCCGGTATCGCGGCGGGATCGATCTTCACCTTCTCCCTGACCCTGGGCGACTTCATCGTGCCGCAATTGATCGGGCCACCTGGCTACTTCATCGGCAGCATGGTGTATGCCCAGCAAGGGGCGATCGGCAACATGCCGATGGCGGCGGCGTTCACCCTGGTGCCCATCGTGCTGATCGCTGTCTACCTGTCGATCGTCAAACGCTTGGGGGCCTTCGATGCACTCTGA
- a CDS encoding ABC transporter ATP-binding protein, translating into MPLAVQLTEVSRTFGDVRAVDRVSIDIQEGEFFSMLGPSGSGKTTCLRLIAGFEHPSSGSIRLHDVEAAGLPPYQRDVNTVFQDYALFPHMNVRDNIAYGLKVKGVAKAERYTRADEALAMVALAGYAQRKPAQLSGGQRQRVALARALVNRPRVLLLDEPLGALDLKLREQMQGELKKLQRQLGITFIFVTHDQTEALSMSDRVAVFNRGRIEQVDTPRNLYMKPATTFVAEFVGTSNVIRGELAQQLTGDVSPFSIRPEHIRLAEHAVIAEDIQVSGLLHDIQYQGSATRYEVRLDNGLLLTVSQANDRWQEQPQPWQPGQRVQAHWPRAAMRGLRETVLDEGQA; encoded by the coding sequence ATGCCCCTAGCAGTCCAGCTCACCGAGGTTTCCCGCACGTTCGGCGACGTCAGGGCCGTCGATCGGGTCAGTATCGATATCCAGGAGGGTGAGTTCTTTTCCATGCTCGGCCCTTCGGGCTCGGGCAAGACCACTTGCCTGCGCCTGATCGCAGGCTTCGAACACCCCAGCAGCGGCTCGATCCGCCTGCATGATGTGGAGGCTGCCGGCCTGCCGCCTTACCAGCGTGACGTGAACACGGTATTCCAGGACTACGCCCTGTTTCCGCACATGAACGTGCGCGACAACATCGCCTATGGCCTGAAGGTCAAAGGTGTCGCCAAGGCCGAACGCTATACCCGTGCCGACGAGGCTTTGGCGATGGTCGCCTTGGCCGGTTACGCGCAGCGCAAGCCGGCGCAGCTCTCCGGCGGGCAGCGCCAGCGCGTGGCCCTGGCCCGCGCCCTGGTCAATCGGCCACGGGTGCTGTTGCTCGACGAGCCGCTCGGCGCTCTGGACCTCAAACTGCGCGAACAAATGCAAGGCGAACTGAAGAAACTCCAGCGCCAACTGGGCATCACCTTCATCTTCGTCACCCACGACCAGACCGAGGCCTTGTCGATGTCCGACCGCGTCGCGGTATTCAACCGGGGTCGTATCGAACAGGTCGACACCCCACGCAACCTGTACATGAAACCGGCGACCACCTTCGTCGCCGAATTCGTCGGGACCTCCAACGTGATCCGGGGCGAATTGGCCCAGCAACTCACCGGAGACGTCTCGCCTTTTTCCATCCGCCCTGAACACATCCGCCTGGCCGAGCACGCGGTAATCGCCGAGGACATCCAGGTCAGCGGCCTGCTGCACGATATCCAGTACCAGGGCAGTGCCACACGCTACGAAGTGCGGCTGGACAACGGTCTGCTGCTGACCGTCAGCCAGGCCAATGACCGCTGGCAAGAACAGCCCCAGCCCTGGCAACCGGGCCAGCGTGTCCAAGCCCACTGGCCCCGCGCGGCGATGAGGGGATTGCGCGAAACCGTCCTGGATGAGGGCCAGGCCTGA